Proteins encoded in a region of the Gammaproteobacteria bacterium genome:
- a CDS encoding ATP-binding protein produces the protein MAREHRLPPSAAALLASMRDIGYSLETAIADLIDNSISANATKVEIFCVPSDSEPTLAIVDNGDGMTQDEVVAAMRHGATNPKETRDPDDLGRFGLGLKTASFSQCRKLTVVSAQKGKLSGAEWDMNLVDREDDWLITIPDPHEIEELPFIECLGDNGTIVIWRSLDRLFEEETGKKREEIVNEKLDIVEKHLALVFHRFLSGEVKRRKKITITLNNHVIEPFDPFCRKNSATQMLPEEIIRISGTTVRMQPYILPHHSKLTATEYDYYQTRSDFISNQGAYIYRNGRLMAWGDWFRLISKGEATKLARVQIDFPSSLDESWTIDIKKSRARPPHAVRERLRQVIARITGRSTSVHRGRGKKLFEEIEAPVWERYADQGRIRYALNGEHPLIEALGADLDKDERRKLELLLRAISSSLPVEMIYSDFSTHPRDIKQVDTDKEAVIDSLQELKNCLFSNSTGDAQSFRQIMRSTRLFENDLDIAEDFIREAFK, from the coding sequence ATGGCTCGTGAGCATCGACTTCCTCCAAGTGCCGCTGCCCTATTGGCATCAATGCGTGACATTGGATACTCCCTTGAAACTGCAATCGCTGATCTGATCGACAACAGTATTTCTGCGAATGCCACAAAGGTAGAGATTTTCTGCGTACCGTCTGATTCAGAACCAACGCTCGCAATCGTGGATAACGGCGACGGGATGACACAGGACGAAGTCGTCGCCGCCATGCGCCACGGCGCGACCAATCCTAAAGAGACCAGAGACCCTGATGATCTCGGACGGTTCGGGCTGGGATTAAAAACCGCATCATTCTCACAGTGCAGAAAACTGACGGTTGTAAGCGCACAGAAAGGCAAACTATCCGGCGCCGAATGGGACATGAACCTCGTCGACAGAGAAGACGACTGGTTGATTACAATCCCTGATCCACATGAAATCGAGGAATTACCTTTTATAGAATGCCTGGGTGACAATGGAACCATAGTGATCTGGCGCTCTCTTGATCGTCTGTTTGAAGAGGAAACAGGAAAGAAGAGAGAAGAAATCGTGAATGAAAAGCTCGATATTGTTGAAAAGCATCTCGCGCTCGTTTTTCATCGTTTTCTTTCAGGAGAAGTTAAGCGACGAAAGAAGATAACCATAACCCTCAACAATCATGTAATCGAGCCGTTTGACCCTTTCTGCCGTAAAAACTCGGCCACGCAAATGCTACCGGAAGAAATTATCCGCATCTCAGGGACCACGGTGCGGATGCAGCCATACATTCTTCCACATCACAGCAAATTGACGGCGACAGAATACGATTACTATCAGACCAGAAGTGACTTTATTTCCAACCAGGGCGCATACATCTACCGGAATGGTCGCCTCATGGCATGGGGCGACTGGTTCAGGCTGATTTCCAAGGGAGAGGCCACAAAACTTGCCCGCGTTCAAATCGACTTTCCAAGCAGTCTTGATGAATCATGGACGATCGACATTAAGAAATCCCGTGCCAGACCTCCTCACGCCGTTCGTGAAAGACTGCGTCAGGTGATTGCGCGCATCACTGGAAGGAGCACCTCGGTGCATCGTGGTCGCGGGAAAAAACTGTTTGAAGAAATCGAAGCGCCTGTTTGGGAGCGCTATGCAGACCAGGGGCGTATCCGATACGCCCTCAACGGCGAACACCCACTAATCGAAGCGCTTGGTGCGGACCTGGATAAAGACGAACGCCGCAAGCTTGAACTGTTGCTTAGGGCGATATCGTCCTCTTTGCCAGTGGAAATGATCTATTCGGATTTTTCTACACATCCCAGAGACATCAAGCAGGTTGACACCGACAAAGAGGCGGTGATTGACAGCCTTCAAGAATTGAAAAATTGTCTGTTCAGCAACTCAACCGGAGATGCACAGAGTTTCCGTCAGATAATGCGCTCGACACGTCTATTTGAAAATGATCTTGATATTGCAGAAGACTTCATCCGTGAGGCATTTAAATGA
- a CDS encoding very short patch repair endonuclease: protein MADRISKERRSWNMSRIKGKDTKPEKQLRSLLHLAGFRFRLHRPGLPGRPDIVLPKYHSVVFVHGCYWHRHKGCPNTTTPKSRTEFWDKKFKETVKRDEKKAKELKQSGWNVITVWECELDKNPQRVLEKVTKRLKEGHDGS, encoded by the coding sequence ATGGCGGATAGAATCTCAAAAGAACGGCGAAGCTGGAACATGTCCCGGATAAAGGGAAAAGATACCAAGCCGGAAAAACAGCTCCGCTCACTACTACACCTCGCAGGGTTTCGTTTTCGCCTTCACCGACCTGGATTACCGGGACGCCCGGACATCGTGTTGCCGAAATATCATTCTGTAGTATTTGTTCATGGCTGCTATTGGCATCGACACAAAGGATGCCCTAACACGACCACGCCGAAGTCACGCACCGAGTTTTGGGACAAGAAATTCAAAGAAACAGTCAAGAGAGATGAGAAGAAAGCAAAAGAGCTGAAACAGTCGGGATGGAATGTCATTACGGTCTGGGAATGCGAACTTGATAAAAACCCTCAAAGAGTTTTAGAAAAAGTCACCAAACGATTGAAGGAGGGACATGATGGCTCGTGA
- a CDS encoding DNA cytosine methyltransferase: MSKKPSQYPVVDVFAGPGGLGEGFASFLADENPRFHSVASIEREEFSHQTLLLRHFFRCFPHGEAPDEYYKYLSNEIRIEDLFNCYKNEFDEAKNSALRISLGPENHDQVKRIIGSRISGTNQWALVGGPPCQAYSLVGRSRMMGNPGFERDERHFLYREYLKIIVDHQPPVFVMENVKGLLSAKINGKPLINRIVSDLSQPKAALEKGSNGLGYRLYSLSEEEAPEGDIDPRLFLVRAENYGVPQARHRMFIVGIRSDLDIKPRTLRSQRSPTVAQTIGNLPEIRSGISRGRDSAEKWQKEIAALSKLNLKKQLNGNPFSGEIISAINSLSNENSHPVERVSLRYPGRPRARHESLNSTYDRRLTVLTGHEARAHMPSDLRRYMFASVYASTVGKSPKLVDFPRSLLPAHKNVEQGRSGTMFSDRFRVQLPDQVSTTITSHISKDGHYFIHYDPSQCRSLTVREAARLQTFPDNYKFEGPRTSQYHQVGNAVPPYLARQIAEIIAEVLDSMKGKP; this comes from the coding sequence ATGAGTAAGAAACCAAGTCAATATCCGGTTGTGGACGTGTTCGCTGGCCCTGGGGGGTTGGGCGAAGGGTTTGCTTCATTCCTCGCTGATGAGAATCCCAGATTCCATAGTGTCGCTTCTATCGAGAGAGAAGAGTTTTCGCATCAGACGTTGTTGCTCAGACATTTTTTTCGCTGCTTCCCTCACGGAGAAGCACCAGATGAGTATTACAAATATCTTTCCAATGAAATCCGGATTGAAGACCTCTTCAACTGCTACAAGAACGAGTTCGACGAAGCGAAAAACAGCGCTCTTCGAATTTCGTTAGGTCCGGAAAATCACGATCAGGTGAAGCGGATAATTGGTAGCCGTATATCCGGAACAAACCAGTGGGCATTGGTTGGTGGTCCTCCCTGCCAGGCATACTCCCTGGTTGGAAGATCACGGATGATGGGAAATCCGGGATTTGAACGCGACGAGCGCCATTTTCTCTACCGGGAGTACCTGAAGATCATTGTAGATCACCAACCCCCTGTGTTTGTAATGGAGAACGTGAAGGGACTTCTTTCTGCCAAAATTAATGGAAAGCCGTTAATCAACCGAATTGTATCAGACCTCAGCCAACCGAAAGCTGCACTGGAGAAAGGTTCTAATGGCCTAGGCTACCGACTCTATTCGCTATCGGAAGAAGAAGCACCTGAAGGTGATATTGATCCGCGTCTCTTCCTAGTGCGAGCAGAAAACTATGGCGTGCCTCAAGCGCGTCATCGCATGTTTATAGTGGGTATCAGAAGCGATCTAGATATAAAACCACGAACACTTCGATCCCAGAGATCGCCTACTGTGGCTCAAACTATAGGCAACCTCCCGGAAATTCGAAGTGGAATATCTCGTGGTCGAGACAGTGCCGAAAAGTGGCAAAAGGAGATCGCCGCGCTATCGAAACTGAACCTAAAGAAACAACTGAATGGCAATCCTTTCTCCGGAGAGATTATTTCAGCGATCAATTCACTGTCGAATGAAAACAGCCACCCTGTAGAGCGAGTCTCATTAAGGTATCCAGGCCGTCCAAGGGCAAGGCACGAGAGCCTAAACAGCACCTATGATCGCCGACTGACAGTGCTCACCGGTCACGAGGCAAGGGCGCATATGCCTTCAGATTTGCGAAGGTATATGTTTGCTTCAGTGTATGCTTCGACAGTCGGGAAAAGCCCTAAACTAGTCGATTTCCCCAGGTCATTGCTCCCCGCTCACAAAAATGTGGAACAGGGACGATCTGGAACTATGTTCTCAGATCGGTTTCGGGTTCAGCTCCCCGACCAGGTATCGACTACGATTACCTCCCACATCTCAAAAGACGGGCATTACTTCATTCACTACGATCCTTCACAGTGTCGAAGCCTGACAGTGCGAGAGGCAGCGCGCTTGCAGACGTTTCCGGATAATTACAAATTCGAAGGTCCAAGGACATCGCAGTATCACCAGGTAGGGAATGCGGTCCCACCTTATCTCGCGAGACAAATAGCGGAGATCATCGCTGAAGTACTGGATTCCATGAAAGGGAAACCATGA
- a CDS encoding type II toxin-antitoxin system Phd/YefM family antitoxin, translated as MKRISAKTAKNRFGQLVDTARAEPVTIEKHGRPVVVVLSIEEYERLTAATKKTIKPTT; from the coding sequence GTGAAGCGCATTTCTGCGAAGACCGCCAAAAACAGGTTCGGCCAGCTAGTCGATACGGCACGAGCAGAGCCGGTCACTATAGAAAAGCACGGCAGACCCGTAGTGGTCGTGCTCAGCATTGAAGAGTACGAACGCCTTACGGCTGCCACAAAGAAAACTATAAAGCCAACAACCTAG
- a CDS encoding conjugal transfer protein TraG N-terminal domain-containing protein — protein sequence MSVDSYLELFTSLFGWAFYGILWDVLVSTGIVYLPFLGILIDNWREPAQGGEVGHASGLSLRRMEIELFIALLVVVLAGQPAALTPLNAATLSYSPPPTLLDPAPAAATVAVPQSTYGTTGFTGSAATVNVPVWWYGVIALSSGLNHAIVEGLPTVADMRTFEQQAHLATIADPRLRQEVSDFFSQCYIPARSKYQAERPDTPAISGILATYGADDPDWMGSHVYRDTAGFYDTLRPANQITGWAYNAARDTEYDPTAPPPWGKPYCKQWWEDAAIGLREKLINEADATSAGFSGLVVAIAPALAGEQQNDAVAKTVLTNAPPSWSSNELIANNASGSGLFNTAGNIVKGGLAAGGVITASALFSVTMTAVLQSLPMVQAIMLLGIYALLPLVVVLSRYSIAMMVVAGMAIFTIKFWTVLWYLAMWVDQNLILSMYPDVNVFLQIFANPGEHDAKRMLLNMITTSLYLGLPLLWSGMMAWAGVQVGRSINNAVAPLARPGEDAGRQGGSIGKAAVSRGVRR from the coding sequence ATGAGCGTCGACAGCTACCTGGAGCTATTTACCTCGCTGTTCGGCTGGGCCTTCTACGGCATTCTGTGGGATGTGCTGGTCAGTACCGGTATCGTCTATCTCCCGTTTTTGGGCATTCTGATCGATAACTGGCGCGAACCCGCGCAGGGCGGGGAAGTGGGCCATGCCAGCGGCCTGTCACTGCGGCGTATGGAGATCGAGCTCTTCATCGCACTATTGGTGGTCGTGCTCGCAGGGCAACCGGCTGCGCTCACTCCCCTCAACGCCGCAACGCTGTCGTATTCGCCACCGCCGACCCTGTTGGATCCGGCCCCGGCCGCCGCAACCGTGGCGGTGCCACAGAGTACCTATGGCACCACCGGCTTTACCGGCTCCGCCGCAACCGTCAATGTCCCGGTCTGGTGGTACGGTGTCATTGCGCTGAGTTCGGGTTTGAACCACGCCATCGTCGAAGGCCTGCCAACGGTGGCGGATATGCGCACCTTCGAGCAGCAGGCCCATCTTGCCACGATTGCGGATCCTCGCCTGCGGCAGGAGGTCAGCGATTTCTTCAGCCAGTGCTATATACCGGCCCGCTCCAAGTATCAGGCAGAACGGCCGGATACCCCGGCGATCAGTGGCATCCTTGCTACCTATGGCGCCGATGACCCGGACTGGATGGGCTCACACGTCTACCGGGATACCGCAGGCTTCTACGACACCTTGCGCCCAGCCAACCAAATTACCGGCTGGGCCTACAATGCGGCCAGGGATACGGAGTACGATCCGACAGCCCCGCCGCCCTGGGGCAAACCCTACTGCAAACAGTGGTGGGAAGATGCAGCGATCGGCCTAAGAGAGAAGCTGATCAATGAAGCAGACGCTACTTCTGCCGGCTTCTCTGGCCTGGTGGTTGCCATCGCACCGGCGCTGGCAGGTGAGCAGCAAAACGACGCCGTCGCCAAAACCGTGCTTACCAACGCGCCGCCTTCCTGGTCGAGCAACGAACTGATCGCCAACAACGCCTCTGGTTCGGGCTTGTTCAATACCGCGGGCAATATCGTCAAAGGGGGCCTCGCTGCCGGTGGCGTAATCACCGCATCAGCCTTGTTTTCCGTCACCATGACCGCCGTGCTGCAGTCACTGCCCATGGTCCAGGCCATCATGCTGCTGGGTATCTATGCACTGCTGCCGTTGGTGGTCGTTCTATCTCGGTATTCCATTGCCATGATGGTGGTCGCCGGCATGGCAATCTTCACCATCAAGTTCTGGACGGTACTCTGGTACCTGGCGATGTGGGTGGATCAGAACCTGATTCTTTCGATGTACCCGGACGTCAACGTGTTCCTGCAGATCTTCGCCAACCCCGGCGAACACGATGCCAAGCGCATGCTGCTGAATATGATCACCACCAGTCTCTATCTGGGATTGCCACTACTCTGGAGCGGAATGATGGCGTGGGCGGGGGTGCAGGTTGGTCGGTCGATCAACAACGCAGTGGCCCCGTTGGCGCGACCAGGAGAAGATGCTGGTCGCCAAGGCGGTTCGATTGGAAAGGCAGCGGTGAGCCGAGGAGTCCGCCGTTAG
- a CDS encoding integrating conjugative element protein, producing the protein MSMKVSVRTILLFGAMSVSQVLHAALGPTEDSLWYYEIGGAEPVSVPANPAVVSVTLGGSAQLGLGYSCGKFDPVAAVTNTLNDIGAGVDNMMAAMTAAATSAIAALPALILQRANPGLYDLFQNALIKAEETMQLATKSCEQMEAEIAQGKNPYADLITLSKGNDWKVQMGIGGNDAVSAKDTVETSNGDNGVPWIGGQAGGSGQPVLEFTGDIVEAGYNINMNRAVTDTTPVPAASATRLSEIWSSPAEARDWTVDVVGENIVTTCDTCRKDSIPGTGLLPKLYQESATVTTEIQNLVSGATPPTLANLDQITAPGVAITRQVIEAIREMPPSEQSLIMGRLVSEISTARTVEKALFARRLLLSGRQVPEVYATEVAREHADTSIAELDKEIENLLFETRVRKEVVSDTVATLLERAAARRQSSLTVPEVPTIDPDPLRGGRVQ; encoded by the coding sequence ATGAGCATGAAAGTGTCTGTTCGCACGATATTATTGTTTGGCGCCATGAGTGTGAGTCAGGTCCTTCACGCGGCCCTGGGTCCCACCGAAGATAGCTTGTGGTACTACGAAATCGGTGGGGCAGAGCCTGTCTCTGTACCTGCCAACCCCGCAGTAGTCTCCGTCACCCTGGGAGGCTCCGCCCAATTGGGGCTCGGGTACAGCTGCGGCAAATTTGATCCGGTGGCCGCGGTGACCAATACCCTGAATGACATCGGTGCCGGCGTCGATAACATGATGGCGGCGATGACCGCTGCGGCGACCAGCGCCATTGCGGCGTTGCCGGCATTAATCCTGCAGCGCGCCAACCCCGGCTTGTACGATCTTTTTCAGAACGCGCTGATCAAGGCCGAAGAAACCATGCAGCTGGCCACCAAGTCCTGCGAGCAGATGGAGGCCGAGATCGCCCAGGGCAAGAACCCCTATGCCGATCTGATCACTCTATCCAAAGGCAACGACTGGAAGGTGCAGATGGGGATTGGCGGCAATGATGCCGTCTCCGCCAAGGATACGGTGGAAACCTCCAATGGCGATAACGGTGTGCCCTGGATCGGCGGGCAGGCAGGCGGCAGTGGGCAACCGGTGCTGGAGTTCACCGGCGACATCGTCGAGGCCGGTTACAACATCAATATGAATCGGGCCGTCACTGATACCACGCCAGTGCCAGCGGCATCGGCCACGCGTCTTTCTGAAATCTGGTCATCCCCGGCGGAGGCCCGCGATTGGACGGTCGATGTGGTGGGCGAGAATATCGTTACTACCTGCGACACCTGCCGCAAAGACAGCATTCCCGGCACCGGGCTGTTACCCAAGCTCTACCAGGAGTCCGCTACCGTCACCACTGAAATCCAGAATCTGGTCAGTGGTGCGACACCGCCGACGCTGGCTAATCTCGATCAGATCACCGCGCCAGGCGTGGCCATCACCCGGCAGGTGATCGAAGCGATCCGTGAAATGCCACCGTCTGAGCAGAGCCTGATCATGGGGCGACTGGTCTCGGAAATCAGCACCGCGCGCACGGTCGAGAAGGCGCTGTTCGCACGGCGATTGTTATTGTCGGGCCGGCAGGTACCCGAGGTCTATGCCACCGAAGTCGCACGCGAGCATGCAGACACTTCTATTGCCGAGCTCGACAAAGAGATCGAGAACCTGCTGTTTGAGACCCGTGTGCGCAAAGAAGTGGTCTCCGACACCGTTGCCACTCTACTCGAACGCGCCGCGGCCAGAAGGCAGAGCTCCCTCACCGTACCGGAAGTGCCAACCATCGATCCAGACCCATTGCGAGGCGGTCGTGTTCAATAA
- a CDS encoding TIGR03756 family integrating conjugative element protein has translation MKAALYRGWLILLLLMPLVGHTGTITTPEIVAQTTRAALSCMRWMPVGMCFWLRCSLSGCSVRTSIKVGHYQPDAVVSAYNELGGNPWVEIRRTLGVAQRTAANGLLGSLLAVPIDSAGNRTEGGQGNKDHRNLVFRETDVIGHPVSSLSSIVASTGYLCNSQTTSFFPYFLSGLDALSWRMEIPEMFYPASLIPGLREIGTWPLQTWGGVYPRTGWTTQAEEPKAAAINAQRAGDIVTRRGQPHIYVPITGGSSSRQRVWPPGPLIEDDPDTGEWQMLLPRAESTCKVFGTNDLASFTGWGGGRVDAQGDYAWNLWRPYSCCRDRGIFLFNVDWINYPP, from the coding sequence ATGAAAGCCGCCCTGTATCGTGGTTGGCTGATCCTGCTGCTGTTAATGCCACTGGTCGGCCACACAGGCACCATTACCACACCGGAAATCGTTGCACAGACCACCCGCGCGGCGCTCAGCTGTATGCGTTGGATGCCGGTGGGGATGTGCTTCTGGTTGCGTTGCTCCCTGTCCGGGTGCAGCGTGCGCACCTCGATCAAAGTAGGGCATTACCAACCCGACGCGGTGGTGAGTGCCTACAACGAACTCGGTGGTAATCCCTGGGTCGAGATTCGCAGGACGCTGGGCGTGGCACAACGAACCGCCGCCAATGGGCTACTCGGCAGCTTGCTGGCTGTGCCGATTGACAGCGCCGGCAATAGAACCGAAGGCGGGCAGGGCAACAAGGATCATCGCAACCTGGTTTTTCGGGAAACGGATGTCATCGGGCATCCGGTCAGCTCCCTGTCGAGCATCGTCGCCAGCACCGGCTACCTCTGTAATTCACAAACTACTTCCTTCTTTCCGTATTTCCTGTCGGGACTGGACGCACTCTCCTGGCGGATGGAAATCCCGGAGATGTTCTACCCGGCGAGCCTGATACCCGGTTTGCGGGAAATCGGCACCTGGCCACTGCAGACCTGGGGCGGCGTGTACCCACGCACCGGCTGGACGACGCAGGCGGAGGAACCCAAGGCGGCGGCCATCAATGCCCAGCGCGCAGGCGACATCGTGACCCGCCGGGGGCAACCCCATATTTACGTGCCGATAACTGGTGGTTCCAGTTCACGGCAGCGCGTGTGGCCTCCGGGACCTCTGATTGAAGACGATCCCGACACGGGCGAGTGGCAGATGCTTTTGCCCAGAGCGGAGTCGACCTGCAAGGTATTTGGCACCAATGACCTGGCCAGTTTCACCGGCTGGGGCGGCGGTCGAGTCGATGCCCAGGGCGACTATGCCTGGAATCTGTGGCGCCCCTACAGCTGTTGTCGGGATCGCGGCATCTTTCTGTTCAACGTCGACTGGATCAATTACCCACCATGA
- a CDS encoding TIGR03757 family integrating conjugative element protein produces the protein MQASEIAIEQTIEQAPTIEVFTDSSLQIVSGNGHSTVYLIDRIHKLQEVLSIDLPADPESAKALALQRFQRMDSQLSRELENAAKGLVQAMQYGIDRYPAIVFDGQAVVYGLTDIYAATQLYQRRQAESAEQ, from the coding sequence GTGCAAGCCAGCGAGATTGCCATCGAGCAGACCATCGAGCAGGCCCCGACGATCGAGGTGTTCACCGATTCGAGTCTTCAGATTGTGTCTGGAAATGGCCATTCGACCGTCTATCTGATCGATCGGATACACAAACTGCAGGAAGTACTCTCCATTGACCTGCCGGCAGATCCAGAGTCCGCCAAAGCGCTGGCCCTGCAACGATTCCAGCGGATGGACAGTCAGCTCAGCAGAGAACTGGAAAACGCCGCCAAAGGCCTGGTGCAGGCAATGCAGTACGGTATCGATCGTTACCCGGCCATTGTCTTTGATGGCCAGGCCGTGGTGTATGGCCTTACCGATATCTACGCTGCCACCCAGCTTTATCAGCGGCGGCAGGCAGAGAGTGCAGAACAATGA
- a CDS encoding NERD domain-containing protein, translated as MDFSPIIQQVYGVLWYLIPLAILAGILKSPWFKGITGEFLVNTAARLFLPKDEYHLIKDVTLQSEDGTTQIDHIIVSRYGVFVIETKNMKGWIFGSANQKTWTQKIYKHTNKFQNPLHQNYKHVKTLEALLDIPSSAIHSLVVFVGDSTFKTEMPDNVTYAGGYIRHIKAKREVVLSQADIDAVIRQIVQLRLQRGLTTNRQHVRHLRQKQTVASPVTPSTTPLTNPSAAPSATPQSPKQCPKCGSEMVLRTTKNGKYAGNQFWGCATFPACRGVVQLP; from the coding sequence ATGGACTTCAGCCCCATCATCCAGCAAGTCTACGGCGTTCTGTGGTATCTCATCCCACTGGCCATACTGGCCGGTATTCTCAAATCACCCTGGTTCAAAGGGATTACCGGTGAGTTCTTGGTGAACACAGCCGCTCGGCTATTCCTGCCCAAGGACGAGTACCACCTGATCAAGGACGTGACCTTACAGTCAGAAGATGGCACGACGCAGATCGACCATATTATTGTGTCGCGCTATGGCGTGTTCGTAATTGAAACCAAAAACATGAAGGGATGGATATTCGGCTCGGCCAACCAGAAGACCTGGACGCAGAAGATCTACAAGCACACCAACAAGTTTCAAAACCCGCTGCATCAGAACTACAAACACGTCAAAACGCTTGAAGCCCTGTTGGATATTCCGTCTTCTGCCATTCACTCGCTGGTGGTGTTTGTCGGTGACTCTACGTTCAAGACTGAGATGCCCGATAACGTGACCTATGCCGGTGGCTATATTCGCCACATTAAGGCAAAGCGCGAAGTGGTACTCAGTCAGGCCGACATCGATGCCGTGATCAGGCAGATCGTGCAGCTGCGATTGCAGCGCGGACTGACCACCAACCGCCAACACGTCCGTCATCTGCGTCAGAAGCAGACTGTCGCATCTCCAGTCACGCCCTCCACCACGCCACTCACCAACCCATCAGCCGCTCCCTCGGCCACACCCCAAAGTCCAAAACAGTGCCCGAAGTGCGGCAGCGAGATGGTGCTTCGTACCACTAAAAATGGAAAATATGCGGGCAATCAGTTTTGGGGATGTGCAACGTTTCCGGCCTGCCGTGGTGTGGTACAGCTGCCCTGA